From Pempheris klunzingeri isolate RE-2024b chromosome 18, fPemKlu1.hap1, whole genome shotgun sequence, a single genomic window includes:
- the faxca gene encoding failed axon connections homolog codes for MYWRVGFAWTRSCVVDLGQNQSFSSGLLGSDGQLSFYGCIIAYPLQDYGGIMSALGSDSWWRKTLYLTGGALLAAAAYLLHELLAIRKEEELDSKDAIILHQFSRPKTGVPSLSPFCLKMETYLRMVDLPYQNYFDGKLSPQGKMPWIEYNQEQVCGSEFIIDFLEERLGASLNKTLTPQEKAMSRAITKMVEEHFYWTIAYCQWVDNLEETQKMLSVSGPLSDLLKWILSHLTGGIVKREMYGHGIGRFSQEEVYALMEKDMRTLATLLGDKKYLMGSKLSTVDATVFSHLAPAMWTLPGTRPEQLIKGELINLAMYCERIRRRFWPEWFVDLEDFCYNDTTEGSDSAAKLPDLGLYSRTDSFQEDTHTHTSHTHTPQAPPSPDSDPTGHSLYDSDMDTECSEIDQLKC; via the exons ATGTACTGGCGCGTCGGGTTTGCCTGGACGCGGTCGTGTGTGGTTGATCTTGGGCAGAACCAGAGCTTCTCCTCCGGCCTGCTGGGCTCCGATGGGCAGCTCTCGTTTTATGGGTGCATCATCGCCTACCCACTGCAGGACTACGGCGGGATAATGTCAGCTCTGGGCTCGGACTCGTGGTGGCGGAAGACGCTGTATCTGACTGGAGGGGCTCTGCTCGCTGCCGCTGCTTATTTGCTGCACGAACTGCTGGCCATCAG aaaggaggaagagctgGACTCTAAAGATGCCATCATACTCCACCAGTTCTCCAGGCCCAAAACTGGCGTCCCGTCCCTGTCCCCTTTCTGCCTTAAGATGGAGACCTACCTCCGTATGGTTGACCTGCCCTATCAG AACTACTTTGATGGGAAGCTATCACCGCAGGGAAAGATGCCGTGGATCGAATACAACCAGGAGCAGGTGTGTGGCTCCGAATTCATCATTGACTTCCTGGAGGAGAGGTTGGGCGCGAGCCTCAACAAGACCCTGACGCCGCAGGAGAAGGCCATGTCACGCGCCATCACCAAAATGGTGGAGGAGCATTTCTACTG gaCCATAGCTTACTGTCAGTGGGTGGACAACCTGGAGGAGACCCAGAAGATGTTGTCGGTGAGCGGACCGCTGAGCGACCTGCTCAAGTGGATCCTGAGTCACCTGACCGGCGGGATCGTTAAGAGGGAGATGTATGGGCACGGGATCGGGCGGTTCTCTCAGGAGGAAGTCTACGCCCTGATGGAGAAGGACATGCGCACCCTGGCCACTCTATTAG GTGATAAGAAGTATCTTATGGGCTCGAAGCTTTCGACAGTAGACGCTACAGTGTTCAGTCACCTGGCTCCTGCTATGTGGACGCTTCCAGGAACACGGCCGGAGCAGCTAATCAAAG GTGAGCTCATCAACCTGGCCATGTACTGTGAGCGCATCCGCCGGCGCTTCTGGCCCGAGTGGTTCGTGGACCTGGAGGACTTCTGCTACAACGACACCACAGAGGGCAGCGACTCGGCCGCTAAACTCCCCGATCTCGGCCTCTACTCCCGCACTGACAGTTTCCAGGAggatacacacacgcacacttcacacactcacacgccaCAGGCCCCGCCGTCGCCGGACAGCGACCCTACGGGCCACTCGCTGTATGACTCTGACATGGACACTGAGTGCTCTGAAATCGACCAGCTCAAGTGTTGA
- the pou3f2a gene encoding POU domain, class 3, transcription factor 2a, producing MSGVLSGVTTSVNRSWPIKSGARRTTGARLCVPLAQRPGDAGEKRLAAPWRKRVTVKGSLLLTPAITLAPIVMATATSNHYSVLTTPSSAPPPHSESGSMQQAAAYRDAHTLLQNDYSTLPGGGHPLSHAHQWITALSHGDGGAPWPSSPLGEQDVKPVLHDSDREELQNSSSLQQQQQQQQRHPHLAHQQAHHDARAWRTSTATTHIPGMATSEGQSLVYSQSGFGLMPGGEQGGMHHHPLRDEDHHSHSPHLSEHGGGPGAHQQSLSHHHQHGGHQDQSDEDTPTSDELEQFAKQFKQRRIKLGFTQADVGLALGTLYGNVFSQTTICRFEALQLSFKNMCKLKPLLNKWLEEADSTSGSPTSLDKIAAQGRKRKKRTSIEVGVKGALESHFLKCPKPGAAEINSLADSLQLEKEVVRVWFCNRRQKEKRMTPIGGQIPGGEDMYGDTPPHHGGQTPVQ from the coding sequence ATGAGCGGGGTGCTGTCAGGGGTAACCACATCTGTCAACCGTTCTTGGCCAATAAAGAGCGGAGCAAGGCGGACCACAGGTGCGCGCCTCTGCGTCCCCTTGGCACAGCGCCCGGGAGATGCTGGAGAGAAACGCCTAGCTGCCCCGTGGCGCAAAAGAGTTACTGTCAAAGGCAGCCTCCTTTTAACTCCAGCTATCACTCTGGCTCCGATAGTTATGGCGACCGCAACGTCCAACCACTACAGCGTCCTCACCACCCCCAGCAGCGCGCCGCCGCCGCACTCGGAGTCCGGGAGCATGCAGCAGGCGGCAGCGTACAGGGACGCGCACACCCTGCTCCAGAACGACTACAGCACGTTACCGGGCGGTGGACATCCGCTCAGCCACGCACACCAGTGGATAACGGCGCTGTCTCACGGTGACGGCGGGGCGCCCTGGCCATCTAGTCCCCTCGGAGAACAGGACGTGAAGCCCGTGTTGCACGACAGTGAccgagaggagctgcagaactccagcagtctgcagcagcaacagcagcagcaacagcgaCACCCTCACCTAGCGCACCAGCAGGCGCATCACGACGCCAGAGCATGGCGAACCAGCACAGCCACCACGCACATCCCCGGTATGGCGACATCTGAGGGCCAGAGTCTGGTGTATTCCCAGTCCGGCTTCGGTCTGATGCCGGGGGGAGAACAAGGGGGGATGCATCACCACCCCCTGCGGGACGAGGACCACCACAGCCACAGCCCGCACCTCAGTGAACATGGAGGCGGACCTGGGGCCCACCAGCAGTCTCTCTCACACCATCACCAGCACGGGGGGCATCAGGACCAGTCAGACGAGGACACACCGACCTCCGACGAGTTGGAGCAGTTTGCCAAGCAGTTTAAACAGCGACGTATCAAGCTGGGCTTCACCCAGGCGGATGTGGGACTGGCTCTTGGGACGCTGTATGGAAACGTCTTTTCTCAGACCACCATTTGCAGGTTCGAGGCGCTTCAGCTCAGCTTCAAAAACATGTGTAAACTCAAGCCCTTGTTGAACAAGTGGCTGGAGGAGGCGGACTCCACCTCGGGGAGCCCCACTAGCCTGGATAAAATCGCGGCACagggaaggaaaaggaaaaagaggacCTCCATCGAGGTGGGCGTCAAAGGGGCTCTGGAGAGCCATTTTCTCAAATGTCCAAAACCAGGAGCAGCGGAGATCAACTCCCTAGCGGACAGCCTGCagctggagaaggaggtggTGAGGGTTTGGTTTTGTAACAGGCggcagaaggagaagaggatgaCACCCATTGGGGGACAGATACCAGGAGGAGAGGACATGTACGGGGACACCCCTCCTCACCACGGAGGACAAACTCCTGTGCAGTGA